The following proteins are co-located in the Vigna angularis cultivar LongXiaoDou No.4 chromosome 2, ASM1680809v1, whole genome shotgun sequence genome:
- the LOC108322411 gene encoding heavy metal-associated isoprenylated plant protein 6, producing MGEKKEKAKNEAGNTPDSGGKQNDVLAPVVLRLEMHCEGCVKKIKRAVRNFDGVEDVKADLQGNKLTVFGKIDSAVVRDKLADKTRKKVEIISPQPKKDSGAASKPPEKKVEEKKAEEKKPADKKTEEKTPKQSTVVLKVRLHCDGCIQKIRKIILKIKGVESVKIEGGKDLVTVSGTVELKELVAYLNEKLKRNVEVVPLKKEGEKKGKEKEKGKEKGKEKKEGGGGAKKDSGEKEEGVPKVEVNKMEHYGHVYPPPPMYWYDGYAPGQSSTSGGGGGYTVGVHSGYDGNYGNYHDQYHNGYGNQGYMVQQPPQPPFYLNPYHPPPQMFSDENPNACFVM from the exons ATGGGAGAG AAAAAAGAGAAGGCGAAGAATGAGGCCGGTAATACGCCTGACTCGGGAGGAAAGCAAAACGACGTACTCGCCCCTGTCGTTTTGAGACTCGAAATGCATTGCGAGGGATGCGTAAAAAAGATCAAACGCGCCGTTCGCAATTTCGACG GTGTGGAAGACGTTAAGGCTGATCTACAAGGTAACAAGTTAACGGTTTTTGGGAAGATCGACTCTGCCGTAGTGCGAGATAAACTAGCGGACAAGACTAGGAAGAAGGTAGAAATTATTTCTCCTCAACCGAAGAAAGATTCCGGCGCCGCCAGTAAACCACCGGAGAAAAAGGTGGAAGAGAAAAAAGCTGAAGAGAAGAAACCGGCAGATAAGAAAACCGAAGAAAAAACCCCGAAACAG AGCACGGTGGTGTTGAAGGTCCGATTGCACTGTGACGGTTGCATTCAGAAAATTCGAAAGATTATTCTCAAGATCAAAG GGGTTGAATCGGTTAAAATAGAGGGAGGGAAAGACTTGGTGACGGTAAGTGGCACAGTGGAGTTGAAGGAATTGGTAGCGTATCTGAACGAGAAGCTGAAGCGGAACGTTGAGGTGGTCCCGCTGAAGAAAGAGGGTGAAAAGAAggggaaggagaaggagaaggggaaGGAGAAggggaaggagaagaaagaaggtGGCGGTGGTGCTAAGAAAGATAgtggagaaaaagaagagggtGTACCGAAGGTTGAGGTTAACAAAATGGAGCACTACGGGCACGTTTACCCACCTCCTCCTATGTACTGGTACGACGGATATGCACCAGGTCAAAGTAGTACtagtggtggtggtggcggcTACACGGTGGGGGTTCATTCAGGGTATGATGGTAATTACGGGAATTACCATGACCAATACCATAATGGGTATGGGAACCAAGGGTACATGGTACAGCAACCACCCCAACCCCCGTTCTACTTGAACCCTTATCATCCTCCACCGCAGATGTTCAGTGATGAGAACCCCAATGCTTGTTTCGTGATGTGA
- the LOC108322390 gene encoding auxin-responsive protein SAUR71 yields the protein MGKTCTTCSWGLWMGGVGVLVHVMRKLQTSFSRSKGVKQGHFVVIATRGWKPERFFIELGYLDHPDFVKLLEQAEEEFGFSQVGALAIPCQPDELKRIIGRENNRNKGITCWVKGITLA from the coding sequence ATGGGTAAAACATGTACAACTTGTTCTTGGGGACTGTGGATGGGAGGGGTTGGAGTACTGGTGCATGTGATGAGGAAACTACAAACCTCTTTCTCACGTTCAAAAGGGGTGAAGCAGGGCCATTTTGTGGTGATTGCAACTCGAGGGTGGAAGCCTGAGAGATTCTTCATTGAATTGGGGTATTTAGATCACCCTGACTTTGTGAAGTTGTTAGAGCAAGCTGAAGAAGAGTTTGGGTTCTCTCAGGTGGGAGCACTTGCAATCCCTTGCCAACCTGATGAACTCAAGAGAATCATTGGAAGGGAAAATAATAGGAACAAGGGCATTACCTGTTGGGTTAAAGGGATTACACTTGCATGA